One stretch of Mycolicibacterium fallax DNA includes these proteins:
- a CDS encoding DUF3515 domain-containing protein, whose amino-acid sequence MTDDDESTPAKPLVEPADGPPRPVVAIALVLGVAAVLTIIVIALNRQPSQGPVPVATLPAPQAGSADCTELLAAAPQSLDDYRRAEILEPAPAGVLAWRSDTGQLPVIMRCGLDRPGDFVVGVPLQVVNDVQWFRVADAGLVSWFAVDRPVYIALTLPDGSGPGPIQQLSVAIAESLPARPIDPGPPR is encoded by the coding sequence ATGACCGACGACGACGAGTCCACCCCGGCGAAGCCGCTCGTCGAGCCCGCCGACGGACCGCCGCGCCCGGTGGTCGCGATCGCGCTGGTGCTGGGGGTGGCGGCGGTCCTGACCATCATCGTGATCGCGCTGAATCGGCAGCCCAGCCAGGGGCCGGTGCCGGTGGCCACGCTGCCCGCGCCGCAGGCCGGCTCCGCCGACTGCACGGAACTGCTCGCCGCCGCGCCGCAGTCGCTCGACGACTACCGGCGCGCGGAGATTCTGGAGCCGGCCCCGGCCGGGGTGCTGGCCTGGCGCAGCGACACCGGCCAGCTCCCGGTCATCATGCGCTGCGGGCTGGACCGCCCCGGCGATTTCGTGGTCGGCGTGCCGCTGCAGGTGGTCAATGATGTGCAGTGGTTTCGGGTCGCCGACGCCGGGCTGGTGAGCTGGTTCGCGGTCGATCGCCCGGTGTACATCGCGCTCACCCTGCCCGACGGCTCGGGTCCCGGCCCGATCCAGCAGCTGTCGGTGGCGATCGCCGAGTCGCTGCCGGCCCGGCCGATCGATCCGGGCCCGCCGCGCTGA
- a CDS encoding thiamine-phosphate kinase — translation MTEGPTLGELGEFAVIDAITAGRRHGDAVRVGPGDDAAVLDAPDGRVVASTDMLVQGRHFRLDWSSPEQVGRKAIAQNAADIEAMGAVPTGFLVAFGAPVDTPASAVTALSDGLSAEAARAGASIIGGDLVASPQWTVSVTALGDLAGRPAVLRSGASAGDVVAVAGELGRSGAGYALLDAGAAEPALAALVDRHLVPQPPYGQGARAARAGATAMTDVSDGLIIDLRQLAAASGVGIDLHTARLAADRDALTAAAVALGADPWAWIFGGGEDHALVACFPAAAVLPQGWRLIGAVTAEHDGVTVDGGGWTGRPGWDSFG, via the coding sequence GTGACCGAAGGCCCGACCCTCGGCGAACTCGGCGAATTCGCCGTCATCGACGCCATCACCGCCGGTCGGCGGCACGGCGATGCGGTGCGAGTTGGGCCCGGTGACGACGCCGCGGTGCTCGACGCCCCCGACGGCCGGGTCGTCGCCTCCACCGACATGCTGGTGCAGGGCCGGCACTTCCGGCTGGACTGGTCGAGTCCCGAACAGGTCGGGCGCAAGGCGATCGCGCAGAACGCCGCGGACATCGAGGCGATGGGCGCGGTGCCCACCGGGTTCCTGGTCGCCTTCGGCGCCCCCGTCGACACCCCCGCCAGCGCGGTCACCGCGCTGTCCGACGGGTTGTCCGCCGAGGCCGCCCGGGCCGGGGCGTCGATCATCGGCGGCGACCTGGTGGCCAGCCCGCAGTGGACGGTTTCGGTGACCGCCCTCGGCGACCTGGCCGGACGGCCCGCGGTGCTGCGGTCGGGGGCGAGCGCCGGGGACGTCGTCGCGGTGGCCGGCGAGCTGGGCCGATCCGGCGCCGGCTACGCGCTGCTGGACGCCGGCGCCGCCGAGCCCGCGCTGGCCGCGCTGGTGGACCGCCACCTGGTCCCGCAGCCGCCCTACGGTCAGGGTGCCCGCGCGGCGCGGGCCGGGGCGACGGCGATGACCGACGTCTCCGACGGGCTGATCATCGATCTGCGCCAACTGGCGGCGGCCTCCGGCGTAGGGATCGACCTGCACACCGCGCGACTGGCGGCCGACCGCGACGCCCTGACGGCGGCCGCGGTGGCGCTGGGCGCCGACCCGTGGGCGTGGATCTTCGGCGGGGGAGAGGACCACGCGCTGGTGGCCTGCTTCCCGGCCGCCGCGGTCCTACCGCAGGGCTGGCGGCTGATCGGGGCGGTCACCGCCGAGCACGACGGGGTCACCGTTGACGGCGGCGGGTGGACCGGCCGGCCGGGCTGGGACTCGTTCGGCTGA
- a CDS encoding uracil-DNA glycosylase has product MTSGPRPLAELIDPGWASALAPVGDRVAELGTFLRGELGQGRGYLPAGENVLRAFTFPFDAVRVLIVGQDPYPTPGHAMGLSFSVAPEVQPLPRSLVNIFTEYSADLGLPKPSNGDLTPWARRGVMLLNRVLTVSPGTPASHRGKGWEAVTECAIRALAERPAPYVAILWGRDAGTLKPMLGPRCAVIESPHPSPLSASRGFFGSRPFSRANALLREAGAEPVDWQLP; this is encoded by the coding sequence GTGACGTCCGGACCGCGACCGCTGGCCGAGTTGATCGACCCGGGCTGGGCGTCGGCGCTGGCCCCGGTCGGCGACCGCGTCGCCGAGCTGGGCACGTTTCTGCGCGGCGAACTCGGTCAGGGCCGCGGCTATCTGCCTGCGGGGGAGAACGTGTTGCGGGCGTTCACCTTTCCCTTCGACGCGGTCCGGGTGCTGATCGTCGGACAGGACCCCTACCCGACCCCGGGGCACGCCATGGGCCTGAGCTTCTCGGTCGCCCCCGAGGTACAACCGCTGCCGCGCAGCCTGGTGAACATCTTCACCGAGTACAGCGCGGACCTGGGGCTGCCGAAGCCGTCCAACGGGGATCTGACGCCGTGGGCCCGACGCGGGGTGATGCTGCTCAACAGGGTGCTGACGGTCAGCCCGGGCACCCCGGCCTCGCATCGCGGCAAGGGCTGGGAGGCGGTCACTGAGTGCGCGATCCGGGCGCTGGCCGAGCGCCCGGCGCCCTACGTCGCGATCCTGTGGGGCCGCGATGCCGGCACCCTCAAACCGATGCTCGGGCCGCGCTGCGCGGTGATCGAGTCCCCACACCCGTCGCCGCTGTCGGCCTCCCGCGGGTTCTTCGGTTCCCGCCCGTTCAGCCGGGCCAACGCCCTGCTGCGCGAGGCCGGCGCCGAACCGGTGGACTGGCAGCTGCCCTAG
- the rpmB gene encoding 50S ribosomal protein L28 yields MAAVCDICGKSPGFGKSVSHSHRRTNRRWNPNIQVVHSVDRPGGNKKRVNACTSCIKAGKVLRG; encoded by the coding sequence ATGGCTGCCGTCTGCGACATCTGCGGAAAGAGCCCCGGCTTCGGCAAGTCGGTGTCCCACTCGCACCGGCGCACCAACCGGCGCTGGAACCCGAACATCCAGGTCGTGCACTCGGTTGACCGCCCGGGCGGCAACAAGAAGCGCGTCAACGCCTGCACCTCCTGCATCAAGGCCGGCAAGGTCCTGCGCGGCTGA
- a CDS encoding DAK2 domain-containing protein — translation MSERRLDGTVLRQWAHASVGDLIGHADEINRLNVFPVADSDTGTNMLFTMRAAVAEVDAQAPAGDVVAVSGALAAGALRGARGNSGVILSQILRGLAEVTAARAAGPDGSGAIDSAGLAAALRHAVATVVAAMGGEVIDGTVVSVLQAAAAAAEAGADDSLPVTLAAVAEAAAVALDRTPEQLAVLAEAGVVDAGGRGLLVLLDALRAAVTGHPPVPRPRYQPNPPAGRPDPCPAPAADPLPVPGPPAFEVMYTLSGMPAAAGPGLRRSLEDLADSVVIAAEGAGPGGDHSVHVHTDDAGAAIEAGLALGTLSRIRIAALSGPGSEVAPAGWARDRAVLAVVDGDGAEGLFGAEGAVVLRPERTADGPFVSAHQLLRAVVDTGAAKVMVLPNGYIAVEELVAGCTAAIGWGIDVVPLPTGSMVQGLAALAVHDPARRAVDDGYAMAQAAGATRYGSVRRATEDALTWVGPCHVGDGLGIAGDEVLVVRHDIGAAARGLVDLMLAGGGELVTVLLGDGVDDEVGDALADHVGRHHLGAELVCYRTGHHGDAVLVGVE, via the coding sequence ATGTCGGAACGTCGGCTCGACGGCACGGTGCTGCGGCAGTGGGCACACGCCAGCGTCGGCGACCTGATCGGCCACGCCGACGAGATCAATCGGCTCAACGTCTTCCCGGTCGCCGACTCCGACACCGGCACGAACATGCTGTTCACCATGCGTGCCGCGGTCGCCGAGGTCGACGCGCAGGCCCCGGCCGGTGACGTGGTGGCGGTGTCGGGGGCGCTGGCCGCCGGGGCGCTGCGCGGCGCCCGCGGTAATTCCGGGGTGATCCTGTCCCAGATCTTGCGCGGCCTTGCCGAGGTCACCGCGGCGCGGGCGGCGGGCCCAGACGGGTCGGGCGCCATCGATTCCGCGGGTCTGGCAGCTGCGCTGCGCCACGCGGTGGCGACAGTGGTGGCCGCGATGGGTGGCGAGGTGATCGACGGGACCGTCGTCTCGGTCCTGCAGGCCGCCGCCGCGGCCGCCGAGGCCGGCGCCGACGACAGCCTGCCGGTGACCCTGGCAGCCGTTGCCGAGGCCGCCGCGGTTGCCCTCGATCGCACCCCCGAACAGCTCGCGGTGCTGGCCGAGGCCGGTGTCGTCGACGCCGGCGGCCGCGGACTGCTGGTGTTGCTCGACGCGCTGCGGGCGGCCGTCACCGGCCACCCGCCGGTGCCGCGGCCGCGCTATCAGCCGAACCCGCCGGCGGGCCGGCCGGACCCGTGCCCGGCGCCCGCTGCGGACCCGCTTCCGGTGCCCGGGCCGCCCGCCTTTGAGGTGATGTACACCCTGAGCGGCATGCCCGCCGCGGCCGGGCCCGGCCTGCGCCGGAGCCTGGAGGATCTCGCCGACTCCGTCGTCATCGCTGCCGAGGGCGCCGGGCCCGGCGGCGACCACTCCGTGCACGTGCACACCGATGACGCCGGCGCGGCGATCGAGGCAGGCCTGGCCCTCGGCACGCTGTCGCGGATCCGGATCGCCGCGCTCAGTGGCCCGGGCTCCGAGGTCGCCCCGGCCGGCTGGGCGCGGGACCGCGCGGTGCTCGCCGTGGTCGATGGCGACGGTGCCGAGGGACTGTTCGGTGCCGAGGGCGCGGTGGTGCTGCGACCCGAACGCACCGCCGACGGCCCGTTCGTCAGCGCCCACCAGCTGCTGCGCGCCGTCGTGGACACCGGCGCGGCCAAGGTGATGGTGCTGCCCAACGGCTACATCGCGGTGGAGGAACTCGTCGCGGGCTGCACGGCGGCCATCGGCTGGGGCATCGACGTGGTGCCGCTGCCGACCGGCTCGATGGTGCAGGGGCTGGCCGCCCTCGCCGTGCACGATCCGGCACGCCGCGCCGTCGACGACGGCTACGCGATGGCCCAGGCGGCCGGCGCCACCCGGTACGGGTCGGTGCGCCGGGCCACCGAGGATGCGCTGACCTGGGTCGGTCCCTGCCACGTCGGAGACGGCCTGGGCATCGCCGGCGACGAGGTGCTCGTCGTCCGCCACGACATCGGTGCGGCCGCCCGGGGACTGGTCGACCTGATGCTCGCCGGCGGCGGCGAACTGGTCACCGTGCTGCTCGGCGACGGCGTCGACGACGAGGTCGGGGACGCGCTGGCCGACCACGTCGGCCGGCATCACCTGGGCGCCGAGCTGGTCTGCTACCGGACCGGGCACCATGGCGACGCGGTCCTGGTGGGGGTCGAATAG
- the recG gene encoding ATP-dependent DNA helicase RecG: MAGLDDRLDYVLGAKAAEPLEQHFGIRTVNDLLRHYPRKYIQGSTVLSEDDRPPQEGDHVTFVETITGVSARWTNRKPAKMYLVVNLGYREPKLTATFFNANYTKNLLAEGAKVMISGEIKKFRGDLQLTHPHFLILESPNGQEGKGSRAMVRLSAAAKDADGVTGLDAFRRDSLPIYSAAAKLQSWDIYLCVRQVLAVLDPVEDPLPDWVVRRFDLMSEDEALRAIHLAENAIERDRAIHRIRFDESVGLQWALARRRYGELSESGPAAPLKDSGVRADLLSRLPFQLTDGQLEVLDVISTELAATRPMSRMLQGEVGSGKTVVALLGMAQLVDAGYQCALLAPTEVLAEQHARSMRNMLGPLAMAGQLGGAEHATRVALLTGSMTAAQKREVREEISSGQAGIVIGTHALLQDAVEFAQLGMVVVDEQHRFGVEQRDTLRAKATGGISPHLLVMTATPIPRTIALTVYGDLAISTLRELPKGRQPITTKVIFSKVKRSWLDRAWERIREEVERGRQAYVVAPRIDEDDDARHPDDGDTDAPKDREGARQATAVLPLYERLGIRELRGLRLGLMHGKLSGEEKDAVMTAFRAGEVDVLVCTTVIEVGVDVPNATVMVVLDADWFGISQLHQLRGRIGRGEHASLCLLETKLPPTSRAGRRLEAVADTLDGFALADLDLAERREGDVLGRDQSGQGMGLRLLSLLEHREIIETARLLCDEIVADDPTLSNHPGMDRLAAHFVEHERIEYLDKS, from the coding sequence GTGGCCGGACTCGATGACCGGCTCGACTACGTGCTCGGGGCCAAGGCGGCCGAACCGCTGGAGCAGCACTTCGGTATCCGCACCGTCAACGACCTGCTGCGGCATTACCCGCGCAAGTACATCCAGGGCTCCACCGTGCTCAGCGAGGACGACCGGCCGCCGCAGGAGGGCGACCACGTCACGTTCGTCGAGACCATCACCGGGGTCAGCGCGCGGTGGACCAACCGCAAACCGGCGAAGATGTATCTCGTGGTCAACCTCGGCTACCGCGAACCGAAACTGACCGCGACGTTCTTCAACGCGAACTATACGAAGAACCTGCTGGCCGAGGGTGCCAAGGTGATGATCTCCGGGGAGATCAAGAAGTTTCGGGGCGACCTGCAGCTGACCCACCCGCATTTCCTGATCCTGGAATCACCCAACGGGCAGGAGGGCAAGGGCAGCCGCGCGATGGTGCGGTTGTCGGCGGCGGCCAAGGACGCCGACGGGGTCACTGGGCTCGACGCGTTCCGGCGTGATTCGCTGCCGATCTATTCCGCGGCCGCCAAACTGCAGAGCTGGGACATCTATCTGTGCGTGCGCCAGGTGCTCGCGGTGCTCGACCCGGTCGAGGATCCGCTGCCGGACTGGGTTGTGCGGCGCTTCGATCTGATGTCCGAGGACGAGGCGCTGCGCGCGATCCACCTGGCCGAGAACGCGATCGAGCGGGATCGCGCCATCCACCGGATCCGGTTCGACGAGTCCGTCGGCCTGCAGTGGGCGCTGGCCCGGCGCCGGTACGGCGAGCTCTCCGAGAGTGGCCCCGCGGCGCCGCTGAAGGACTCCGGGGTCCGGGCGGACCTGTTGTCCCGGTTGCCCTTCCAGCTCACCGATGGGCAGTTGGAGGTGCTCGATGTGATCTCCACCGAGCTGGCCGCCACCCGGCCGATGAGCCGGATGCTGCAGGGCGAGGTGGGCTCGGGCAAGACGGTCGTCGCGCTGCTGGGGATGGCGCAGCTGGTCGATGCGGGCTATCAGTGCGCGTTGCTCGCGCCGACCGAGGTGCTGGCCGAACAGCACGCCCGGTCGATGCGCAACATGCTGGGGCCATTGGCGATGGCCGGCCAGCTCGGCGGCGCCGAGCACGCCACCCGGGTGGCGCTGCTGACCGGCTCGATGACCGCGGCGCAGAAACGCGAGGTGCGCGAGGAGATTTCGTCCGGGCAGGCCGGCATCGTGATCGGCACTCACGCGCTGCTGCAGGACGCGGTGGAGTTCGCCCAGCTCGGGATGGTCGTCGTCGACGAGCAGCACCGGTTCGGCGTCGAACAGCGAGATACCCTGCGCGCCAAGGCCACCGGCGGGATCAGCCCGCACCTGCTGGTGATGACCGCCACCCCGATCCCGCGGACCATCGCGCTGACGGTGTACGGCGACCTGGCCATCTCGACGCTGCGCGAGCTGCCCAAGGGGCGCCAGCCCATCACCACCAAGGTCATCTTCTCCAAGGTCAAGCGGTCCTGGCTGGACCGCGCCTGGGAGCGGATCCGCGAGGAGGTCGAGCGGGGCCGGCAGGCCTACGTGGTGGCACCGCGGATCGATGAGGACGACGACGCCCGCCATCCCGACGACGGCGACACCGACGCACCGAAGGACCGCGAGGGCGCCCGCCAGGCCACCGCGGTGCTGCCGCTGTATGAGCGGCTGGGGATCCGGGAACTGCGCGGCCTGCGGCTGGGGCTGATGCACGGCAAGCTCAGCGGCGAGGAGAAGGACGCCGTGATGACCGCCTTCCGCGCCGGCGAGGTGGACGTGCTGGTCTGCACCACGGTGATCGAGGTCGGGGTCGACGTGCCGAACGCCACCGTCATGGTGGTGCTCGACGCCGACTGGTTCGGCATCAGCCAGCTGCACCAGCTGCGCGGGCGGATCGGCCGCGGCGAGCACGCCAGCCTGTGCCTGTTGGAGACCAAGCTGCCGCCGACGTCGCGGGCCGGGCGGCGGCTGGAGGCGGTCGCCGACACCCTCGACGGCTTCGCCCTGGCCGACCTGGATCTGGCCGAGCGGCGCGAAGGTGACGTGCTGGGCCGCGACCAGTCCGGGCAGGGGATGGGGCTGCGGCTGCTCTCGCTGCTGGAGCACCGGGAGATCATCGAGACCGCACGGCTGCTCTGCGATGAGATCGTCGCCGACGACCCCACCCTGTCCAACCATCCCGGAATGGACCGGCTGGCCGCGCACTTCGTCGAACACGAACGCATCGAATACCTGGACAAGTCATGA
- a CDS encoding HNH endonuclease family protein — protein sequence MKPAVRLWLILATVLAVVVAVQVVLAANKRSASFAAEADVPTVTAGTDVLAGITVLPQRIRGYDYRRAAYGQAWTDENDAPGGHNGCDTRNDILNRDLVDKTYTAIKRCPDAVATGVLHDPYTNATVDFTRGAKVGQAVQIDHIVPLAYAWDMGARDWPEGLRVRFANDPANLLAVQGQANQDKGDLPPGRWMPPNRAFWCQYAMQFIEVLRGYRLPVDQPSADALREAAATCPAG from the coding sequence ATGAAGCCCGCGGTGCGGCTCTGGCTGATCCTCGCCACCGTGCTGGCCGTCGTGGTGGCGGTGCAGGTGGTGCTCGCCGCCAACAAGCGATCGGCGTCGTTCGCGGCCGAGGCCGACGTTCCGACGGTGACCGCGGGCACCGACGTACTGGCCGGCATCACCGTGCTGCCGCAGCGGATTCGTGGTTACGACTACCGGCGCGCCGCCTACGGGCAGGCCTGGACCGACGAAAACGACGCACCCGGCGGCCACAACGGCTGCGACACCCGCAACGACATCCTCAATCGCGACCTGGTCGACAAGACCTACACGGCCATCAAACGCTGCCCGGACGCCGTCGCCACCGGGGTGCTGCACGACCCCTACACCAACGCCACCGTCGACTTCACCCGCGGCGCGAAGGTCGGGCAGGCGGTGCAGATCGACCACATCGTCCCGCTGGCCTACGCCTGGGACATGGGTGCCCGGGACTGGCCGGAGGGACTGCGGGTGCGGTTCGCCAACGACCCGGCCAACCTGCTGGCGGTGCAGGGCCAGGCCAACCAGGACAAGGGCGATCTGCCGCCCGGCCGGTGGATGCCGCCCAACCGCGCGTTCTGGTGCCAGTACGCCATGCAGTTCATCGAGGTGCTGCGCGGTTACCGACTCCCCGTCGACCAGCCGTCCGCGGACGCGCTGCGGGAGGCGGCCGCGACCTGCCCGGCCGGCTGA
- a CDS encoding aldo/keto reductase: MSGTTAARIELNDGNTMPVLGLGVGGLSESEAERAVSAALEHGYRLIDTAASYHNEAGVGRAIAASGIAREELFITSKLANADQGFQSSQDGCKASLDALGLDYLDLYLVHWPAAANGKYVDSFAGLLGMRSQQLTRSVGVANFTAEYLSKVIKLVYTVPAVNQIELHPLLNQSELRALHAERGIVTEAYSPLGVGQLLDNAVLTAIAADHGRTPAQVALRWNLQLGNVVIPRSVSAERIEQNFAVFDFELSEAEMDRITALSDGTRYRPDPVSYTGP; this comes from the coding sequence ATGTCGGGAACGACGGCTGCACGCATCGAGCTCAACGACGGCAACACCATGCCGGTTCTCGGCCTGGGCGTCGGCGGGCTGTCGGAATCCGAGGCCGAGCGGGCGGTGTCGGCCGCGCTCGAACACGGCTACCGGCTGATCGACACCGCGGCCTCCTACCACAACGAGGCCGGCGTCGGCCGCGCCATCGCGGCGTCCGGGATTGCGCGGGAAGAGCTGTTCATCACCTCGAAGCTGGCCAACGCCGACCAGGGCTTTCAGAGTTCCCAGGACGGCTGCAAAGCCAGTTTGGACGCCCTCGGCCTGGACTACCTGGACCTGTACCTGGTGCACTGGCCGGCCGCCGCAAACGGCAAGTACGTCGACAGCTTCGCCGGCCTGCTGGGGATGCGCAGCCAGCAGCTGACCCGATCGGTCGGCGTCGCGAACTTCACCGCCGAGTACCTGTCCAAGGTCATCAAGTTGGTCTACACGGTGCCCGCGGTGAACCAGATCGAGCTGCACCCGCTGCTCAACCAGTCCGAGCTGCGCGCGCTGCACGCCGAACGCGGCATCGTCACCGAGGCCTACAGCCCGCTGGGTGTGGGCCAGCTGCTCGACAATGCGGTGCTGACCGCCATCGCCGCCGACCACGGCCGGACCCCGGCGCAGGTCGCGCTGCGGTGGAACCTGCAGCTGGGCAACGTGGTGATCCCCCGGTCGGTGTCCGCCGAGCGGATCGAGCAGAACTTCGCGGTGTTCGACTTCGAGTTGAGCGAGGCGGAGATGGACCGGATCACCGCGCTGAGCGACGGCACCCGGTACCGCCCGGACCCGGTCAGCTACACCGGTCCCTGA
- a CDS encoding alpha/beta hydrolase: MTISLRPRRRLPEPILRVANRALPSILRTVPAPLKRLGSGGRAVVIDGNTLDPTLQAFLAGYRISGHQGLVIDDDVAASRRGVHDATVKFAGGPDSGVTSTEVTIPGPAGPIAARHYRPADPGPDPRPLLVAFHGGGWVLGSLDGWDGSYRLICHDADVDVLSIDYRLAPEHQAPAAVDDCYAAYLWAVAHADELGADPARIAVGGDSAGGCLATVVSRQARDNGDPLPALQLLLYPVTDATATTRSRGLFGSGFLLTALDIDFFMDCYLGGSSVSPTDIRVSPLRAEDLSGLPPALVITAGFDPLRDEGEAYAQRLREAGVPVDQRRYGSMIHAFVNFNGFGGGVSRAIADVNSALRAHLSR, from the coding sequence GTGACGATCTCCCTGAGGCCGCGACGCCGGCTGCCCGAGCCGATTCTGCGGGTGGCGAATCGGGCGCTCCCGTCGATCCTGCGCACCGTCCCCGCGCCGCTCAAGCGGTTGGGCTCCGGTGGCCGGGCCGTGGTCATCGACGGCAACACCCTGGATCCGACACTGCAGGCGTTCTTGGCCGGCTACCGGATCAGCGGCCACCAGGGCCTGGTCATCGACGACGACGTGGCCGCCAGCCGGCGCGGCGTGCACGACGCCACCGTCAAGTTCGCCGGCGGCCCCGACTCCGGGGTGACCAGCACCGAGGTGACCATTCCCGGCCCGGCCGGTCCGATCGCCGCTCGGCATTACCGGCCCGCCGACCCCGGCCCGGACCCGCGGCCCCTGCTGGTCGCGTTCCATGGCGGGGGCTGGGTACTGGGCAGCCTGGACGGCTGGGACGGCAGCTACCGGCTGATCTGCCACGACGCCGACGTCGACGTGTTGTCCATCGACTACCGGCTGGCCCCCGAACACCAGGCGCCCGCCGCCGTCGACGACTGCTACGCCGCCTACCTGTGGGCGGTCGCGCACGCCGACGAGCTCGGCGCGGACCCCGCCCGGATCGCCGTCGGCGGCGACAGTGCCGGGGGCTGCCTGGCCACCGTGGTGTCCCGGCAGGCGCGCGACAACGGCGACCCGCTGCCCGCGCTGCAGCTGCTGCTCTACCCGGTGACCGACGCCACCGCGACCACCCGCTCCCGCGGCCTGTTCGGGTCCGGCTTCCTGCTCACCGCCCTGGACATCGACTTCTTCATGGACTGCTACCTGGGCGGATCGTCGGTGTCGCCGACCGACATCCGGGTCTCGCCGCTGCGGGCCGAGGACCTCTCCGGGCTGCCGCCCGCACTGGTGATCACCGCCGGGTTCGACCCGCTGCGCGACGAGGGCGAGGCCTACGCGCAGCGGCTGCGCGAGGCGGGGGTGCCGGTCGATCAGCGTCGCTACGGCTCGATGATCCACGCGTTCGTCAACTTCAACGGATTCGGCGGCGGCGTCAGCCGCGCCATCGCCGACGTCAACTCTGCGCTGCGGGCCCACCTGAGCCGCTGA
- a CDS encoding DsbA family protein, producing MAAKSKKNAKYDLRSAESKRDMWVKIGLTGLVVVFAVALVGYILVNGERQRAAGEVVAIRAVSPTVITAEGSSDPKAVISVYEDFHCPHCGAFEKSLGSTLGKIVDSGAAAVDYYPVSIMDQASSTRFSTRAANAAFCVAAEDTTPTKEAFQRFHAALFAQQPAEGAAATPDDKALIELARQAGVVGKVPECINAGRNNDMVQGLARAAGITGTPTIRINGEDVAVSDKNGMFLSPDEFIAKITDIVGDVPGLQAAAKPAS from the coding sequence GTGGCAGCCAAATCGAAGAAGAACGCGAAGTACGACCTGCGCTCCGCGGAGAGCAAGCGTGACATGTGGGTGAAGATCGGCCTGACCGGGCTGGTCGTCGTCTTCGCCGTGGCGTTGGTCGGCTACATCCTGGTCAACGGCGAGCGGCAGCGGGCCGCCGGTGAGGTGGTGGCCATTCGGGCGGTGAGCCCCACCGTCATCACTGCCGAGGGCAGCTCCGATCCGAAGGCCGTCATCTCGGTGTACGAGGACTTCCACTGCCCGCACTGCGGTGCATTCGAGAAGAGCCTCGGTTCCACGCTGGGCAAGATCGTGGACAGCGGTGCGGCGGCCGTCGACTACTACCCGGTGTCGATCATGGACCAGGCCTCCAGCACGCGCTTTTCCACCCGGGCTGCCAACGCCGCGTTCTGCGTGGCCGCCGAGGACACCACCCCGACCAAGGAGGCGTTCCAACGCTTCCACGCCGCGCTGTTCGCCCAGCAGCCCGCCGAAGGCGCCGCGGCGACCCCGGACGACAAGGCGCTGATCGAGCTGGCCCGCCAGGCCGGCGTCGTCGGCAAGGTGCCCGAGTGCATCAATGCGGGCCGCAACAACGACATGGTCCAGGGGCTGGCCCGGGCGGCCGGCATCACCGGCACCCCGACCATCCGGATCAACGGCGAGGATGTCGCGGTCAGCGACAAGAACGGCATGTTCCTGAGCCCGGACGAGTTCATCGCCAAGATCACCGACATCGTGGGCGACGTCCCGGGCCTGCAGGCCGCGGCCAAGCCGGCCTCGTGA